Proteins encoded together in one Polaribacter reichenbachii window:
- a CDS encoding TlpA disulfide reductase family protein, whose amino-acid sequence MIKKALLFVTLLFVVTSCKKEVAKPVSDDLSAEETKQITSVKTYNYNQLKPLLEKKDDKVYVINFWATWCAPCVKELPYFEKINKEYADKNVEVILVSLDFPKQVEKKLIPFISKRNLQSEVVYLNDVNEDVWIKAIDESWSGAIPATIIYNKNKREFYEQSFDYITLENELKTFLN is encoded by the coding sequence ATGATAAAAAAAGCATTACTGTTCGTTACTTTACTATTTGTAGTTACTTCTTGTAAAAAAGAAGTTGCTAAACCGGTTTCTGATGATCTTTCTGCTGAAGAAACAAAACAAATTACATCTGTAAAAACATACAATTACAATCAACTAAAACCTTTATTAGAAAAAAAGGATGATAAAGTTTATGTAATTAATTTTTGGGCAACTTGGTGTGCACCTTGTGTAAAAGAATTGCCTTATTTTGAGAAAATAAATAAAGAATATGCAGACAAAAATGTTGAGGTTATTTTGGTGAGTTTAGATTTTCCGAAACAAGTTGAGAAAAAATTGATTCCTTTTATCAGTAAAAGAAATTTACAATCTGAAGTGGTATATTTAAATGATGTAAATGAAGATGTTTGGATTAAAGCAATTGATGAAAGTTGGAGTGGGGCAATACCAGCAACAATTATCTACAATAAAAATAAAAGAGAATTTTACGAACAATCTTTTGATTATATCACTTTAGAAAACGAATTAAAAACATTTTTAAATTAA
- a CDS encoding chondroitinase-B domain-containing protein, translated as MAIFFFSAFSSYSQTTYNIDDPEDLRNVIYSPGDVIILKNGTYTTDERMIFLGSGTKENPVTFRAETPGGVIFTGGPRLTVGGESENNVKVATGEYLVVDGFHWKGGYGASNFIEFRNGQDFAHHSTIQNCVIDGLGVEASELAEDLADEQITKHRWIVLYGTYNTVINCSFMNKVTAGAIVLGEYSYNAFPDGDDGANNSCAEVGHTISKNYFYNFEKLTEKYGTKANGDALSNSGDSETIRIGTSSYQMVNSNVTVSNNYFVQADGENEIITNKSKGNSYLNNTFRRSRGSLVLRHGSNATVEGNFFIGENVDGTGGIRITDSGHSITNNYIQDCITVLSNAKWNNGITFIGGSEDADVACTSDDVSNGYQQTENITVSRNTIVNTNAPLFYNTDKGSTDPTGVISDNLIYFQDSNANLTPVISGDTETAYNNLGTALTYTGNVFTGSTLGATNTGFSEESGITATADGEIFTFTGTGVANKGADLGSNTPITDAMVGYGIGACFTDYTGASIIDGNCVIEISESINVSGLSPLSSEAGSYDITVTANVGWTAVSNNDWITINVDSSTGDATVSLTVTKNESADSRTGTVTFTQVAGGDDIIKTLTITQEGADLTSLFTLINTGTGLDTDKVTVHSFSKQNDSKSPPELAIHSLDKDLDTEWTADDGSIISGDFKGDGEYVIYDLGDEYDLDLIRFNTTSKSDAFGVQIWVSTTGTDAADFTRILPTTGDLLFSATNTTDFNQYEVDEDALYVKLIGFGRFNADGDSRESAWTAITEIEFYGESTALSVNDFSAIEGLNVYPNPVNNKVLFIKRTATDFNAVNIYSLLGQKILEAKLSSDNQTNKIDVSSLESGVYFVEISNGKQKAIKKIIVTE; from the coding sequence ATGGCAATATTCTTCTTTTCTGCTTTTTCTTCCTATTCTCAAACCACCTACAATATCGACGATCCAGAAGATTTAAGAAACGTAATTTACAGTCCTGGGGATGTTATTATTCTAAAAAATGGTACTTACACAACAGACGAACGTATGATTTTTTTAGGGTCAGGTACTAAAGAAAATCCTGTTACTTTTAGAGCAGAAACTCCTGGTGGTGTTATTTTTACTGGAGGACCAAGATTAACAGTAGGTGGTGAAAGTGAAAACAATGTAAAAGTTGCAACAGGTGAATATTTAGTTGTAGATGGTTTCCATTGGAAAGGTGGTTATGGAGCCAGTAACTTTATAGAATTTAGAAACGGACAAGATTTTGCTCATCATAGCACAATTCAAAATTGTGTAATAGATGGTTTAGGTGTTGAAGCAAGTGAATTAGCTGAAGATTTGGCAGATGAACAAATTACCAAACACAGATGGATAGTTTTATATGGTACATATAACACAGTTATAAACTGTTCTTTTATGAATAAAGTTACTGCTGGTGCTATTGTTTTAGGAGAATATTCTTACAATGCTTTTCCTGACGGAGATGATGGTGCTAACAATAGTTGTGCAGAAGTTGGTCATACAATTTCGAAAAATTATTTCTACAATTTCGAAAAATTAACAGAAAAATACGGAACAAAAGCAAATGGTGATGCTTTATCGAATTCTGGTGATAGTGAAACTATTCGTATTGGTACAAGTTCATATCAAATGGTAAATAGTAACGTAACAGTTAGTAACAACTATTTTGTACAAGCAGATGGTGAAAATGAAATTATTACCAATAAAAGTAAAGGAAACTCTTATTTAAACAACACTTTTAGAAGATCTAGAGGTTCTTTAGTTTTAAGACATGGCTCTAATGCTACTGTAGAGGGTAACTTTTTTATTGGTGAAAATGTAGATGGTACAGGCGGAATTAGAATTACTGATAGTGGTCATTCAATTACTAACAATTATATTCAAGATTGTATTACTGTTTTAAGTAATGCTAAATGGAATAATGGAATTACATTTATTGGTGGTAGTGAAGACGCTGATGTTGCTTGTACTTCTGATGACGTTTCAAATGGATATCAACAAACAGAAAACATTACAGTTTCTAGAAACACTATTGTAAATACAAACGCTCCTTTATTTTATAATACCGATAAAGGTTCTACAGATCCTACAGGTGTAATTTCTGATAATTTAATTTATTTCCAAGATTCAAATGCAAATCTAACACCTGTAATTTCTGGTGATACAGAAACTGCTTACAATAATCTAGGTACAGCTTTAACCTATACTGGTAATGTATTTACCGGTTCAACTTTAGGAGCCACAAATACTGGTTTTTCTGAAGAATCTGGAATAACTGCAACTGCAGATGGTGAAATTTTTACTTTTACAGGAACAGGTGTTGCTAACAAAGGTGCAGATTTAGGATCTAATACCCCAATAACTGATGCTATGGTTGGTTATGGAATTGGAGCTTGTTTTACAGATTATACAGGAGCAAGTATTATAGATGGTAATTGCGTAATTGAAATTAGCGAATCTATTAACGTTAGTGGTTTATCTCCTTTATCTTCAGAAGCTGGTAGTTATGATATTACTGTAACTGCTAATGTAGGATGGACAGCTGTTTCTAATAATGATTGGATTACTATTAATGTTGACTCTAGCACAGGTGATGCAACAGTTTCATTAACTGTTACCAAAAACGAAAGTGCTGATAGCAGAACAGGTACAGTTACATTTACACAAGTTGCTGGTGGAGATGATATTATTAAAACGCTAACTATAACACAAGAAGGTGCAGATTTAACATCTTTATTTACATTAATAAATACTGGTACAGGATTAGATACTGATAAAGTTACCGTACATTCTTTTTCTAAACAAAACGACTCTAAATCTCCACCAGAATTAGCAATCCACTCTTTAGATAAAGATCTAGACACAGAATGGACAGCAGATGATGGATCAATTATTTCTGGTGACTTTAAAGGTGATGGAGAATATGTAATTTATGATTTAGGTGATGAATATGACTTAGACTTAATCCGTTTTAACACAACAAGTAAATCTGATGCTTTTGGAGTACAAATTTGGGTTTCTACTACTGGTACTGATGCAGCAGATTTTACAAGAATATTACCAACTACTGGAGATTTATTATTTTCTGCAACGAATACAACAGATTTTAATCAATATGAAGTAGATGAAGATGCGCTTTATGTAAAACTAATTGGTTTTGGTAGATTTAATGCTGATGGTGATAGTAGAGAAAGTGCTTGGACAGCCATTACAGAAATTGAGTTTTATGGAGAATCTACAGCACTTAGCGTAAATGATTTTTCTGCAATAGAAGGTCTAAATGTTTATCCAAATCCTGTAAACAATAAGGTATTATTTATCAAAAGAACTGCAACTGATTTTAATGCTGTAAATATTTATTCTTTATTAGGTCAAAAAATTCTAGAAGCAAAATTATCTTCTGATAACCAAACAAATAAAATTGATGTTTCTTCTTTAGAGTCTGGCGTATATTTTGTTGAAATTAGCAATGGAAAACAAAAAGCCATCAAAAAAATAATCGTTACAGAATAA
- a CDS encoding S1/P1 nuclease — translation MNIKLLLLIPFFFLTNSTTEETVFWGKNGHRVTGKIAENHLTNRAKKKIDKLLKGQSLAFVSTFADEIKSDRAYRKYSPWHYVNMDLDQTYEEAEKNPQGDLVTGIDTCIKVLKDENSSEEDKVFHLKMLVHFIGDLHQPLHIGRKEDKGGNDVQVQWFGKGTNLHSVWDSKMIDDYGMSYSDLADNAKDLSKKQIDLIKQGSIIDWVNEVHKISVEVYKSAKIGENLRYRYNYDHFGTVRTQLQKGGIRLAKVLNDIFD, via the coding sequence ATGAATATCAAATTATTATTGTTAATCCCTTTCTTTTTTTTAACAAATTCTACTACAGAAGAAACTGTTTTTTGGGGTAAAAACGGGCATAGAGTTACTGGTAAAATTGCCGAAAACCATTTGACAAATAGAGCCAAAAAGAAAATTGATAAATTATTAAAAGGGCAGAGTTTAGCTTTTGTATCTACGTTTGCAGATGAAATAAAATCTGATAGAGCTTATAGAAAATATTCGCCTTGGCATTATGTAAATATGGATTTAGATCAGACTTATGAAGAAGCTGAAAAAAATCCGCAGGGAGATTTAGTAACAGGTATAGATACTTGTATTAAGGTTTTAAAGGATGAAAATAGCAGCGAAGAAGACAAAGTTTTTCATTTAAAAATGTTGGTTCATTTTATTGGAGATTTACATCAACCTTTACATATTGGTAGAAAAGAGGATAAAGGAGGTAATGATGTCCAAGTACAATGGTTTGGAAAAGGAACAAATTTACATAGTGTTTGGGACAGTAAAATGATTGATGACTATGGAATGAGTTATTCTGATTTAGCTGATAATGCTAAAGATTTATCAAAAAAGCAAATAGATTTAATAAAACAAGGTTCTATTATAGATTGGGTAAATGAAGTACACAAAATTTCTGTTGAGGTTTATAAATCTGCAAAAATAGGAGAAAACTTACGTTACAGATATAATTATGATCATTTTGGAACTGTAAGAACTCAGTTACAAAAAGGTGGTATTCGTTTGGCTAAAGTATTGAATGATATTTTTGATTAA
- a CDS encoding SPFH domain-containing protein, with protein MKAEKIIKLANGYLMLFIVLSLFFGGIAMSIFKTPIFILASIVGFIGFFGFILVNPNTSKVILLFGKYVGTIKENGLYWANPLFRKKTISLRASNFDSERLKVNDKLGNPVMISTILVWRVTDTYKAAFDVDNYENFVRVQTDAAVRKLASMYPYDNFADEGHDEDITLRSSVNEVSEALEKELEERLSIAGIEVLEARIGYLAYAQEIASAMLKRQQATAIVAARHKIVQGAVEMVEMALEELNKKEIVELDEERKAAMVSNLLVILCGDKEASPVVNAGTLSH; from the coding sequence ATGAAAGCAGAAAAAATTATCAAATTAGCCAATGGCTACCTAATGTTGTTTATTGTATTATCATTGTTTTTCGGCGGAATTGCAATGTCAATTTTTAAAACTCCTATTTTTATTCTGGCTTCAATTGTAGGTTTTATTGGTTTCTTCGGCTTTATCCTTGTAAATCCAAACACTTCTAAAGTTATTTTACTTTTTGGTAAATATGTAGGTACTATTAAAGAAAATGGTTTGTATTGGGCCAATCCTTTATTCAGAAAAAAAACAATTTCTTTAAGAGCTAGTAATTTTGATAGTGAACGTTTAAAAGTAAACGACAAATTGGGTAATCCTGTAATGATTTCTACAATTTTGGTATGGAGAGTTACAGACACTTATAAAGCTGCTTTTGATGTAGATAATTACGAAAATTTTGTGCGTGTACAAACAGATGCAGCTGTACGTAAATTGGCAAGTATGTATCCTTATGACAATTTTGCTGATGAAGGCCATGATGAAGACATTACTTTACGTTCTAGCGTAAACGAAGTTTCTGAGGCTTTAGAAAAAGAATTAGAAGAGCGTTTATCAATAGCTGGAATCGAAGTTTTAGAAGCAAGAATTGGTTACTTGGCTTATGCTCAAGAAATTGCTTCTGCAATGTTAAAAAGACAACAAGCTACTGCTATTGTTGCAGCAAGACATAAAATTGTACAAGGTGCTGTAGAAATGGTAGAAATGGCTTTAGAAGAATTAAACAAAAAAGAAATTGTAGAATTAGATGAGGAGCGTAAAGCTGCAATGGTTAGTAATTTATTAGTTATTTTATGTGGTGATAAAGAAGCATCACCTGTAGTAAACGCAGGTACTTTAAGTCATTAA
- a CDS encoding DUF4177 domain-containing protein — MKEYKVVNWKMGLSKNNQKLEDTLNQYAREGWVLKHLAENTARIVLERDKNR, encoded by the coding sequence GTGAAAGAATATAAAGTTGTTAACTGGAAAATGGGCTTATCAAAAAACAATCAAAAACTTGAGGACACTCTAAATCAATATGCAAGAGAAGGTTGGGTTTTAAAACATCTCGCAGAAAACACAGCTAGAATAGTTTTAGAAAGAGATAAAAATCGTTAG
- a CDS encoding alpha/beta hydrolase family protein: MIRLLSYLIISILNITVSLAQINSDEILIKNQAIELPGTLTYSEEKTPLIIWVHGSGGVDRNGNQPKYIQQFREAVNQENIAFFSFDKRTANPKNISFIKQDGVYFNDFVNDVKEIVNHFKNDARFTEIILVGHSQGSLIAMLASESVDKYISIAGAGETIDKTLIRQLTAQNPDFAKVATAHFKELKETGQIKDVNPFLMSIFAKQNQPFWASWIELDPTEEIKKVKIPTLILNGDKDLQVLINDAENLKTAKPDAEFVIIKNMNHILKDIQKDEDNLASYTNPDFNISKQLIQTIVEFVKK, from the coding sequence ATGATACGTTTACTGAGTTACCTTATTATTTCAATTTTAAACATCACAGTTTCATTAGCTCAAATTAATTCGGATGAAATTCTGATTAAAAACCAAGCAATTGAATTACCTGGAACTTTAACGTATTCTGAAGAAAAAACACCTTTAATTATTTGGGTGCACGGTTCTGGAGGTGTAGACAGAAATGGTAATCAGCCAAAATACATTCAGCAATTTAGAGAGGCTGTAAATCAAGAAAATATTGCATTTTTTAGTTTTGATAAAAGAACAGCGAATCCTAAAAACATTAGTTTTATAAAACAAGATGGCGTTTATTTTAATGATTTTGTAAATGATGTAAAAGAAATCGTAAATCATTTTAAAAATGATGCACGTTTTACAGAAATTATTTTGGTTGGTCATAGTCAAGGTTCTTTAATAGCAATGTTAGCTTCAGAAAGTGTTGATAAATACATTTCGATTGCTGGTGCTGGAGAAACTATTGATAAAACTTTAATAAGACAATTAACTGCTCAAAATCCCGATTTTGCTAAAGTTGCCACAGCACATTTTAAAGAGTTAAAAGAAACTGGCCAGATTAAAGATGTTAATCCTTTTTTGATGTCTATTTTTGCGAAACAAAATCAGCCTTTTTGGGCTTCATGGATCGAATTAGATCCAACTGAAGAAATAAAAAAAGTAAAAATACCAACCTTAATTTTAAATGGTGATAAAGATTTACAGGTTTTAATTAATGATGCAGAAAATTTAAAAACAGCTAAACCAGATGCTGAATTTGTAATCATAAAAAATATGAATCATATATTAAAAGATATTCAAAAAGACGAAGATAATTTAGCATCGTATACCAATCCAGATTTTAATATTTCAAAACAACTAATCCAAACAATTGTTGAATTTGTAAAAAAATAA
- a CDS encoding Arc family DNA binding domain-containing protein encodes MAKKKAFALRVNEDMIKAIEKWAADEFRSTNGQIEWMLMQALKEAKREPKKKEE; translated from the coding sequence ATGGCAAAAAAGAAAGCTTTCGCATTGCGAGTTAATGAAGATATGATAAAAGCTATTGAAAAATGGGCTGCAGATGAATTTCGTTCTACAAACGGACAAATAGAATGGATGTTAATGCAAGCTTTAAAAGAAGCTAAAAGAGAACCTAAAAAAAAGGAAGAATAA
- a CDS encoding WD40/YVTN/BNR-like repeat-containing protein produces the protein MKKLLTLLFLCATSLLFSQEFSMDLVKNMKPRNIGPGGMSGRVTTIDVVESNPEIMYVGTASGGIWKSTSGGIKWEPIFEKELTASIGAIAIQQSNPSVIWAGTGEGNPRNSLNGGFGIYKSLDAGKTWTAMGLEKTRHIHRVIIHPTNPDIVYAAAIGSPWGEHKERGVYKTTDGGKTWKQILFNNNKTGAADLIIDPKNPNKLIAAMWEHKRDPWFFNSGGKGSGLYITHDGGNNWKKITDKEGFPKGDLGRIGVAIAHSNPDVIYALVEAKKNALYKSEDGGFSWKKINDKPGIGNRPFYYSEIYVDPQNENRVFSVFTYVNVSQDGGKNFKQLMPAYGVDNGIHPDHHAWWIHPSNGKFMIDGNDGGLNITKDGGKTWRFIGNIPVAQFYHINVDNEFPYNVYGGMQDNGSWRGPAYVWKAQGIRNSYWQEISFGDGFDVVPDKDDSRYGWTMSQQGSVSRFDYLTGNNYGVKPTHKDPNVKLRFNWNSAINIDPFDNSTLYFGSQFVHKSTDKGLTWSVISPDLSTNNPEKLKQSESGGLTMDATGAENHCTVLVIEPTVLEKGVLWAATDDGQVHITQNGGESWTNVAKNIKDLPANSWITQIKASNKNKGEALLIANDYRRFNYTPYAFRTKNYGKTWERIVDENDVQSYTLSIIEDPENANLLFLGTDDGLYISIDAGNKWTKWTEGFPTVPVKDLVIHPRENDLVIGTFGRAAWVLDDIRPLRKMASENITSKKLELFKPPTAYQAATQQPTGSRFGADALYQGENRKGGAIISYFINKPKVDKKAAKDKKKDKSAVKYDSIKLEIFDGARQIRTLKFKAPKENGVHKTTWYLREKGVDRASRRIRKSTREPGGVSVKPGTYKLKMTFGDTVSEQNIKVEFDPRLEISETAINQKYDASKKLEKYQEKITGIVTQLVESKKTATTIKSDLSKSDKKKYKAEIKSSTEIIKKIDSLTAMYLGTVDKRQGITRNPEITVNQRFGQASRYIRSRFGEQTATETVLMNQFIEEFKKAVAETNTFFNNDWVAYKKSVENIKISPFKETKIYSAN, from the coding sequence ATGAAAAAACTACTAACCTTACTTTTTTTATGCGCTACTTCCCTACTCTTTTCGCAAGAGTTTTCTATGGATTTAGTAAAAAACATGAAACCCAGAAACATTGGTCCAGGAGGAATGTCTGGTCGTGTTACAACAATCGATGTTGTAGAGTCTAACCCAGAAATTATGTATGTAGGTACAGCTTCTGGTGGTATCTGGAAATCTACTTCTGGTGGTATTAAATGGGAGCCAATTTTCGAAAAAGAATTAACAGCTTCAATTGGTGCAATTGCCATTCAACAATCTAACCCAAGTGTTATTTGGGCAGGTACAGGAGAAGGTAACCCAAGAAACAGTTTAAATGGTGGTTTTGGTATTTATAAATCTTTAGATGCAGGTAAAACCTGGACAGCTATGGGTTTAGAAAAAACTAGACATATTCATAGAGTTATTATTCACCCTACAAATCCAGATATTGTTTATGCTGCTGCAATTGGTTCTCCTTGGGGAGAGCATAAAGAACGTGGTGTATACAAAACTACAGATGGTGGTAAAACTTGGAAACAAATTTTATTTAACAACAATAAAACAGGTGCAGCAGATTTAATTATAGATCCTAAAAACCCTAATAAATTAATCGCTGCAATGTGGGAGCACAAACGTGATCCTTGGTTTTTTAATTCTGGTGGTAAAGGAAGTGGTTTATACATTACTCACGATGGTGGAAATAACTGGAAAAAAATTACAGATAAAGAAGGTTTCCCTAAAGGAGATCTAGGAAGAATTGGTGTTGCAATAGCTCATAGTAATCCTGATGTAATTTACGCTTTAGTAGAAGCGAAAAAAAATGCCCTTTATAAAAGTGAAGATGGTGGTTTTAGCTGGAAAAAAATTAACGATAAACCAGGTATTGGAAACAGACCTTTTTATTATTCAGAAATTTACGTAGATCCACAAAACGAAAATAGAGTTTTTTCTGTATTTACATATGTAAACGTATCGCAAGATGGTGGTAAAAACTTTAAACAATTAATGCCAGCTTATGGTGTAGATAATGGTATTCATCCAGATCATCATGCTTGGTGGATTCATCCAAGTAATGGTAAATTTATGATTGATGGTAATGATGGTGGATTAAATATTACCAAAGATGGTGGTAAAACTTGGCGTTTTATAGGTAACATTCCTGTTGCTCAGTTTTATCATATTAATGTTGATAATGAATTCCCATACAATGTTTATGGAGGTATGCAAGACAATGGTTCTTGGAGAGGACCTGCTTATGTTTGGAAAGCACAAGGAATTAGAAACTCTTACTGGCAAGAAATTTCTTTTGGTGATGGTTTTGATGTGGTGCCAGATAAAGACGATTCTAGATATGGATGGACAATGAGTCAGCAAGGTTCTGTTTCTAGATTCGATTATTTAACAGGTAATAATTATGGTGTAAAACCAACACATAAAGATCCAAATGTAAAATTACGTTTCAATTGGAACTCTGCAATTAACATAGATCCTTTTGATAATTCTACTTTATATTTTGGTAGTCAATTTGTACACAAATCAACAGACAAAGGCTTAACTTGGTCAGTTATTTCTCCAGATTTATCAACTAACAATCCAGAAAAATTAAAACAATCTGAAAGTGGTGGTTTAACTATGGATGCAACTGGTGCAGAAAATCACTGTACAGTTTTAGTAATAGAACCAACAGTTTTAGAAAAAGGTGTTTTATGGGCTGCTACAGATGATGGTCAAGTTCATATCACTCAAAATGGTGGAGAATCTTGGACAAATGTTGCCAAGAACATTAAAGATTTACCTGCAAATAGTTGGATTACTCAAATTAAAGCATCAAACAAAAACAAAGGTGAAGCACTTTTAATTGCAAATGATTATAGACGTTTTAACTATACTCCTTATGCATTCAGAACCAAAAACTATGGTAAAACTTGGGAACGTATTGTAGATGAAAACGATGTACAAAGTTATACTTTATCTATTATCGAAGATCCTGAAAATGCAAACTTATTATTTTTAGGGACAGATGATGGTTTATATATTTCTATTGATGCTGGTAATAAATGGACAAAATGGACAGAGGGTTTCCCAACTGTACCTGTAAAAGATTTAGTAATTCACCCAAGAGAAAATGATTTAGTTATTGGTACTTTTGGTAGAGCTGCTTGGGTTTTAGATGATATTAGACCTTTAAGAAAAATGGCTTCAGAAAACATTACTTCTAAAAAACTAGAATTATTTAAACCACCAACAGCATATCAAGCAGCAACCCAACAACCAACAGGAAGTAGATTTGGAGCAGATGCATTATATCAAGGAGAAAACAGAAAAGGTGGTGCAATTATCTCTTATTTTATTAACAAACCAAAGGTTGATAAAAAAGCAGCAAAAGATAAAAAGAAAGATAAATCTGCAGTTAAATACGATTCTATTAAATTAGAAATTTTTGATGGTGCAAGACAAATTAGAACGTTAAAATTTAAAGCTCCTAAAGAAAATGGTGTTCATAAAACAACTTGGTATTTAAGAGAAAAAGGTGTTGATAGAGCTTCTAGAAGAATTAGAAAATCTACAAGAGAACCAGGTGGAGTTTCTGTAAAACCAGGTACTTATAAATTAAAAATGACTTTTGGTGATACTGTTTCTGAGCAAAACATAAAAGTAGAATTCGACCCTAGATTAGAAATTTCTGAAACAGCTATCAATCAAAAATATGATGCGAGTAAAAAACTTGAAAAATATCAAGAAAAAATTACAGGTATTGTAACTCAATTAGTAGAAAGCAAAAAAACAGCAACTACTATAAAATCTGATTTGTCTAAAAGTGATAAAAAGAAATATAAAGCAGAAATTAAATCATCGACAGAAATTATTAAAAAGATTGATAGTTTAACTGCAATGTATTTAGGTACAGTTGATAAAAGACAGGGTATTACAAGAAATCCAGAAATTACCGTAAACCAACGTTTTGGACAAGCAAGTAGATATATTCGTTCTCGTTTTGGAGAGCAAACAGCTACAGAAACTGTTTTAATGAATCAGTTTATAGAAGAATTTAAAAAAGCAGTTGCAGAAACAAATACCTTTTTTAACAATGACTGGGTTGCTTATAAAAAATCTGTAGAAAACATTAAAATATCACCTTTTAAAGAAACTAAAATTTATTCTGCGAACTAA
- a CDS encoding DUF2490 domain-containing protein, producing the protein MNKILLIMGLCIISFKAQTQNSAENKLGTWYMYNGSHKLSEKYAIKTMAHFRYYELASEFQQEIYRLGANYTFNPKTNITLGLSYATADTEYDIPSPGFYEWRLYEDLNLKSKWWQFNAKHRIRFEHRFIHKNLIEDVTQTWVRYDLNIGYPISKNWNVYAFNELFLNLDRGKRFAQNWTGAGLLHQLNPRIKLKMGYFQIKSPTNVLKRLQLGVILNTNHIKSKK; encoded by the coding sequence ATGAATAAAATATTATTAATTATGGGTTTGTGTATTATTTCGTTTAAGGCGCAAACCCAAAATTCTGCCGAAAATAAACTAGGAACTTGGTATATGTACAATGGTTCTCATAAATTATCAGAAAAATACGCCATTAAAACAATGGCTCATTTTCGTTATTATGAGCTAGCAAGTGAGTTTCAACAAGAAATTTACAGATTAGGTGCAAACTACACATTTAATCCAAAAACAAATATAACATTAGGACTTAGTTACGCAACAGCAGACACTGAATATGATATACCTTCTCCGGGTTTTTACGAATGGAGATTGTATGAAGATTTAAATCTAAAATCGAAATGGTGGCAATTTAACGCGAAACATCGTATTCGTTTTGAACATCGTTTTATTCATAAAAATTTAATAGAAGATGTTACACAAACTTGGGTTCGTTATGATTTAAATATAGGTTATCCAATTTCTAAAAATTGGAATGTTTACGCTTTTAACGAATTATTCTTAAACTTAGACAGAGGCAAAAGATTTGCTCAAAACTGGACAGGTGCAGGACTTTTACATCAACTAAACCCAAGAATAAAACTTAAAATGGGTTATTTTCAAATTAAATCGCCTACAAACGTTTTAAAAAGATTACAATTAGGCGTAATCTTAAATACAAATCATATTAAAAGCAAAAAATAA